The following are encoded in a window of Syngnathoides biaculeatus isolate LvHL_M chromosome 3, ASM1980259v1, whole genome shotgun sequence genomic DNA:
- the LOC133497891 gene encoding zinc finger BED domain-containing protein, with product MTRKRSGVWDYFNDVCPDSVVCVLCRTSLFKHEQGSTTRMLRHLRTQHPNEAAAMAAKKQGRGTTVASGFGMQPMESSEAQVEVELEEGYSDLPAANEDDIDSAINGILVAVQGGEPVKETPKEALVAVVQEEPALSGKCHRRSLIWKHFEPLGSLNAAQCLICKKKIMCSEGKTSNLYRHMSKTHSQVNPQAGIAASEADSEMNSVVGADQGDRVGEKPEGKVMIENLLGSMSKCHRRSSIWKFFEPLGSWNVAQCLLCKKKMKCPDGKTSNLHRHMSKTHPQVHQRTGKAAKLTKPSSPSQSSSFLQETCPVELTDEGEMADVINVSKADLSERRIFKRERELIDALRRTQREEAKALEHQRELIESLRAVNAREAAAEKKQIESLRRTQQEEAKDLMRQREELETERAEQKKRWEELEQEKKQFFLLSNEPAAPALVSQE from the exons ATGACCCGTAAAAGAAGTGGCGTTTGGGATTATTTTAATGACGTGTGCCCCGATTCGGTCGTGTGCGTCCTGTGTAGGACTTCGCTGTTTAAACACGAGCAAGGCAGCACCACGCGGATGTTGAGACATCTGCGGACTCAACATCCAAATGAGGCGGCGGCCATGGCGGCTAAAAAACAAGGCCGGGGAACCACCGTTGCCTCCGGTTTCGGAATGCAGCCCATGGAAAGCAGCGAAGCACAAG tggaggtggaactGGAGGAGGGATATTCAGACCTTCCCGCTGCGAATGAAGATGACATTGATTCTGCGATAAATGGGATCCTCGTAGCTGTACAAGGAGGGGAGCCCGTGAAAGAAACTCCGAAAGAGGCATTAGTAGCCGTGGTTCAAGAGGAACCCGCGTTAAGCGGTAAATGCCACCGCCGCAGCTTGATCTGGAAACATTTTGAACCTCTGGGCAGTTTGAATGCCGCTCAATGTTTGATTTGCAAGAAGAAGATCATGTGCTCCGAGGGCAAGACGAGCAACTTGTACCGACACATGTCAAAGACCCACTCGCAGGTGAACCCGCAAGCGGGCATAGCTGCGAGTGAAGCCGATTCTGAAATGAACAGTGTCGTTGGAGCAGACCAAGGAGACCGTGTGGGAGAAAAACCGGAAGGAAAAGTCATGATTGAAAATCTGCTGGGTTCAATGAGTAAATGCCACCGCCGCAGCTCAATCTGGAAATTTTTCGAGCCCTTGGGGAGTTGGAACGTTGCTCAATGTTTGCTCTGCAAAAAGAAGATGAAGTGCCCCGACGGCAAGACGAGCAACTTGCATCGACACATGTCAAAGACCCACCCGCAGGTGCATCAGCGAACTGGCAAGGCAGCCAAGCTCACGAAACCCAGCTCGCCCTCACAGAGTTCCAGTTTTCTTCAGGAGACGTGTCCGGTGGAGTTAACGGATGAGGGAGAAATGGCAG ATGTGATAAACGTTTCAAAAGCGGACCTGTCGGAGAGGCGCATTTTCAAAAGGGAGCGGGAGTTGATCGACGCTCTAAGGAGGACACAGAGGGAGGAGGCGAAGGCCCTGGAGCATCAGCGGGAGCTGATCGAGAGCCTGCGGGCAGTCAACGCCAGGGAGGCCGCCGCAGAGAAGAAGCAGATTGAGTCCCTCAGGAGGACACAGCAGGAGGAAGCCAAAGATTTAATGAGACAGAGAGAAGAGCTGGAGACGGAAAGGGCAGAGCAGAAGAAGAGATGGGAGGAGCTGGAGCAGGAAAAGAAACAGTTTTTCTTGCTGTCCAATGAACCGGCAGCTCCAGCCTTGGTTTCGCAAGAATGa
- the gfod2 gene encoding glucose-fructose oxidoreductase domain-containing protein 2 isoform X1 — MLPGVGVFGTGSTARVLVPMLKAEGFEVHALWGKSEEEACSLAKELGIQFHTSRSDDVLLHQDVDLVCIYIPPSMTRQIAVKALGIGKNVVSEKAATAVDSFQMVNAARYYPQLLSIMGSTLRFLPTFAAMRQLLVEGYVGEVQVCDVRVYGPSLLDQSYGWTCEDLMGGGGLHTVGSAIIDLLSYLTGTRAQRVHGLLRTFVQQNDTIRGIRRVTSDDFCFFQMLMGPCSSGVCCTVTLNFNMPGSFLHEVMVVGSAGRLVARGTELYGQRNNSKSEELLLGDGDWAGPDAKDIPLPHLRGLGAMVKALRQSFQAHQERRLWARGPVATAPTFEDGLYIQTVVEAIKRSSCSGEWECVEVMSKEPDPNHNLCEALQRNKN, encoded by the exons ATGCTGCCAGGAGTCGGCGTGTTCGGGACAGGAAGCACAGCCCGCGTGCTGGTCCCCATGTTAAAAGCCGAGGGCTTTGAGGTCCATGCGCTCTGGGGGAAGAGCGAAGAGGAAGCATGCAGCCTGGCAAAGGAGCTCGGTATCCAGTTTCATACGAGTCGATCTGATGACGTCCTCCTCCACCAAGACGTTGACCTCGTCTGCATCTACATTCCACCCTCAATGACACGCCAGATTGCTGTCAAAGCACTAG gCATAGGCAAGAATGTTGTGTCTGAGAAAGCTGCGACTGCTGTGGATTCTTTCCAGATGGTGAACGCCGCCAGATATTACCCGCAGCTGCTCAGCATTATGGGTAGCACCCTCCGTTTCCTGCCCACTTTTGCGGCGATGCGGCAGCTGCTGGTCGAGGGATACGTGGGCGAGGTGCAGGTATGCGACGTGCGCGTGTACGGCCCCAGCCTCCTGGACCAGTCGTACGGCTGGACCTGTGAGGACCTGATGGGAGGCGGGGGCCTGCACACAGTCGGCTCGGCCATCATCGACCTTTTAAGTTACCTGACCGGGACGCGGGCCCAACGCGTTCACGGCCTGCTGCGCACCTTCGTACAACAAAATGACACCATCAGAGGCATCCGACGGGTCACCAGCGAcgacttttgttttttccaaatgttgatGGGGCCGTGCTCGAGCGGCGTGTGCTGCACCGTGACCCTGAACTTCAACATGCCGGGGTCTTTTTTACATGAGGTGATGGTAGTCGGATCCGCGGGGAGATTAGTGGCCAGGGGGACAGAACTGTACGGTCAGCGGAACAACAGCAAAAGCGAGGAGCTGTTGCTAGGCGATGGCGACTGGGCTGGACCCGATGCGAAAGACATACCTTTGCCCCATCTCCGAGGGCTGGGGGCCATGGTCAAGGCCTTGAGACAGTCCTTCCAGGCTCACCAGGAGCGCAGGTTATGggcccgcgggccggtcgccacggCGCCCACCTTCGAGGACGGCTTGTACATCCAGACGGTGGTGGAGGCCATAAAGCGGTCCAGCTGTAGCGGGGAGTGGGAGTGTGTGGAGGTCATGAGTAAAGAACCCGATCCCAACCACAACCTGTGCGAAGCGCTGCAAAGAAATAAGAACTAA
- the gfod2 gene encoding glucose-fructose oxidoreductase domain-containing protein 2 isoform X2 has translation MVNAARYYPQLLSIMGSTLRFLPTFAAMRQLLVEGYVGEVQVCDVRVYGPSLLDQSYGWTCEDLMGGGGLHTVGSAIIDLLSYLTGTRAQRVHGLLRTFVQQNDTIRGIRRVTSDDFCFFQMLMGPCSSGVCCTVTLNFNMPGSFLHEVMVVGSAGRLVARGTELYGQRNNSKSEELLLGDGDWAGPDAKDIPLPHLRGLGAMVKALRQSFQAHQERRLWARGPVATAPTFEDGLYIQTVVEAIKRSSCSGEWECVEVMSKEPDPNHNLCEALQRNKN, from the coding sequence ATGGTGAACGCCGCCAGATATTACCCGCAGCTGCTCAGCATTATGGGTAGCACCCTCCGTTTCCTGCCCACTTTTGCGGCGATGCGGCAGCTGCTGGTCGAGGGATACGTGGGCGAGGTGCAGGTATGCGACGTGCGCGTGTACGGCCCCAGCCTCCTGGACCAGTCGTACGGCTGGACCTGTGAGGACCTGATGGGAGGCGGGGGCCTGCACACAGTCGGCTCGGCCATCATCGACCTTTTAAGTTACCTGACCGGGACGCGGGCCCAACGCGTTCACGGCCTGCTGCGCACCTTCGTACAACAAAATGACACCATCAGAGGCATCCGACGGGTCACCAGCGAcgacttttgttttttccaaatgttgatGGGGCCGTGCTCGAGCGGCGTGTGCTGCACCGTGACCCTGAACTTCAACATGCCGGGGTCTTTTTTACATGAGGTGATGGTAGTCGGATCCGCGGGGAGATTAGTGGCCAGGGGGACAGAACTGTACGGTCAGCGGAACAACAGCAAAAGCGAGGAGCTGTTGCTAGGCGATGGCGACTGGGCTGGACCCGATGCGAAAGACATACCTTTGCCCCATCTCCGAGGGCTGGGGGCCATGGTCAAGGCCTTGAGACAGTCCTTCCAGGCTCACCAGGAGCGCAGGTTATGggcccgcgggccggtcgccacggCGCCCACCTTCGAGGACGGCTTGTACATCCAGACGGTGGTGGAGGCCATAAAGCGGTCCAGCTGTAGCGGGGAGTGGGAGTGTGTGGAGGTCATGAGTAAAGAACCCGATCCCAACCACAACCTGTGCGAAGCGCTGCAAAGAAATAAGAACTAA
- the thap11 gene encoding THAP domain-containing protein 11 codes for MPGFTCCVPGCYSNSHRDRDLRFYTFPKDTTLREQWLRNISRAGVSGCFSTFQPTTGHRVCSVHFVGGRKTYSIRVPSLFPLRGVNERRNRRGRGKKLSTTAAAAPAGATTGVVINTVLGNTAEVAEANAGGEAIDDSITVVQIGQNGEYLGTARLPVATEAPFTAPVGASAELAAAAATAASGEDSAEQSVVQYVSVTSSPLDHSYSLTTGTTSAELLRKLNEQRDIIALMEVKMKEMKATIRQLRVMEAKLQEEVRERDRLLGGNPVPLNVNKKI; via the coding sequence ATGCCTGGATTCACTTGCTGCGTCCCCGGCTGCTACAGCAACTCGCATCGCGACCGAGACCTGCGCTTCTACACCTTTCCGAAGGACACCACGCTCAGGGAGCAGTGGCTGAGGAACATCTCCCGGGCCGGGGTCAGCGGCTGTTTCAGCACCTTCCAGCCCACCACGGGCCACCGGGTGTGCAGCGTGCACTTCGTCGGCGGCAGGAAGACGTACAGCATCCGAGTGCCGTCGCTCTTCCCCCTGAGAGGCGTGAACGAGCGCAGGAATCGGCGGGGCAGAGGTAAGAAGCTGTCGACGACGGCGGCCGCAGCCCCCGCCGGAGCCACGACCGGCGTCGTCATCAACACGGTGCTGGGGAACACCGCCGAGGTCGCCGAGGCCAACGCCGGCGGGGAGGCCATCGACGACAGCATCACGGTGGTGCAGATCGGCCAAAACGGGGAGTACCTGGGCACGGCGCGGCTGCCCGTGGCGACTGAGGCGCCGTTCACCGCGCCCGTCGGGGCTTCCGCCGaactcgccgccgccgccgccacggcCGCGAGCGGGGAGGACTCCGCCGAGCAGTCGGTCGTGCAGTACGTCAGCGTGACCAGCAGCCCGCTGGACCACTCGTACTCGCTGACCACCGGCACTACGTCGGCCGAGCTGCTGCGCAAACTCAACGAGCAGCGGGACATCATCGCCCTCATGGAGGTGAAGATGAAGGAGATGAAGGCGACCATCCGCCAGCTGCGGGTGATGGAGGCCAAGCTGCAGGAGGAGGTGCGGGAGCGGGACAGGCTGCTGGGGGGCAACCCGGTGCCGCTCAACGTCAACAAGAAAATCTGA